One Enterococcus silesiacus genomic window carries:
- a CDS encoding secondary thiamine-phosphate synthase, which yields MKTYTKDLSLTSNGQRVSYHNITEVVKQAVKESEIANGICVVQSPHTTCSVIFEEFVHDLDFNGDEFLQVDLNRILDKIIPRELSEETNYRYPGPKHLDFLMSLDDPNYPSDPGTILNGDAHIRASLFGSSETFIIKETALQIGSVGYIYFIDFDQNRKRNRKCQLMIIGE from the coding sequence ATGAAGACATATACGAAGGATTTAAGTTTAACCTCTAATGGACAACGTGTGAGTTATCATAATATCACTGAAGTGGTGAAACAAGCTGTTAAGGAAAGTGAGATAGCAAACGGAATATGCGTAGTTCAGTCCCCTCATACGACCTGTTCAGTAATTTTTGAAGAATTTGTTCACGATTTAGATTTCAATGGAGATGAATTTTTACAAGTGGATTTAAATCGAATTCTAGACAAGATCATTCCTAGGGAGTTGTCAGAAGAAACAAATTATCGTTATCCAGGTCCTAAGCATCTTGACTTTCTAATGAGCTTGGATGATCCAAATTATCCAAGTGATCCTGGTACGATTCTAAATGGAGATGCTCATATTCGTGCTTCTTTATTTGGCTCAAGTGAAACCTTTATTATCAAAGAAACGGCGCTTCAAATCGGATCAGTTGGTTATATCTATTTTATAGACTTTGATCAAAATCGTAAACGAAATCGAAAATGTCAGTTGATGATAATAGGGGAATAA
- a CDS encoding PTS system sorbose subfamily IIB component: MAISFIRIDDRIIHGQVVTRWMSERKCDGVVAVDDPSANNPVLAKMLKSAVPSPLKGFVLTEEELIRKWPKIVESKRHYFLIARSPETLVRIFESGVDFISEHQELNVGPMSVRDGAKKYGKNLSMIPTEEVAFDTLQKNGMTVSFQLVPDSKKKTWTELKAEGGES, from the coding sequence ATGGCAATTTCATTTATTAGGATCGATGATCGAATTATTCATGGCCAAGTAGTGACACGATGGATGAGCGAACGAAAATGTGATGGTGTAGTAGCGGTGGACGATCCGTCAGCAAATAACCCAGTACTTGCAAAAATGTTGAAATCAGCAGTCCCTTCACCGTTAAAAGGATTTGTTTTAACAGAGGAAGAACTAATTAGAAAGTGGCCAAAAATTGTTGAAAGTAAACGACACTATTTTCTGATTGCTCGCTCACCCGAAACTTTAGTCAGAATTTTTGAAAGCGGTGTCGATTTTATTTCTGAGCATCAGGAGTTAAATGTCGGACCGATGAGTGTGAGAGATGGTGCAAAAAAATATGGGAAAAATCTAAGTATGATTCCAACAGAAGAAGTGGCCTTTGATACGTTGCAAAAAAATGGGATGACGGTCTCGTTTCAGTTAGTGCCTGATTCTAAAAAGAAAACCTGGACGGAGCTTAAAGCTGAAGGAGGAGAAAGTTAA
- a CDS encoding GntR family transcriptional regulator, which yields MNDNRLPLYIQIASDLKFKIHSGEWEVEDQIPTEFELCNIYDVSRITIRKAIDQLVNEGLLYRKRAVGTFVQSKEPEVKEITVKSFTQEMNDLGRKVHTLKAHIEKKTASAKIANFLNIKEGDPVLNLQRVFGTEDLAFAFFDTYFTYDPDFSTDAEEYYGSFYEYLKTFDIVVDSIKEYVEAIEPSEQLVEALKINEHTPILKRVRITQQLGKVFHEYSECFYIGSEYRYYVEG from the coding sequence ATGAATGACAACAGACTACCCTTATATATTCAAATCGCTAGCGATTTAAAATTTAAGATTCATTCTGGAGAGTGGGAAGTTGAAGATCAGATTCCAACAGAGTTTGAGTTGTGCAATATTTATGATGTCAGTCGTATTACCATTCGAAAAGCAATTGACCAACTCGTCAACGAAGGTCTTCTATACCGAAAACGTGCAGTAGGGACTTTTGTCCAATCAAAAGAGCCTGAAGTTAAAGAGATAACAGTAAAAAGTTTTACTCAAGAAATGAATGATCTCGGTCGGAAAGTACACACGTTAAAAGCTCATATAGAAAAAAAGACTGCTTCTGCTAAGATCGCTAATTTTCTAAATATTAAAGAAGGGGATCCAGTTCTAAACTTACAGCGAGTTTTCGGAACAGAGGATCTAGCATTTGCATTTTTTGATACATATTTTACGTATGATCCAGATTTTTCAACAGATGCCGAAGAGTATTATGGTTCTTTTTACGAGTATTTGAAAACCTTTGACATTGTTGTCGATTCGATCAAAGAATATGTGGAAGCGATCGAGCCAAGTGAGCAATTAGTCGAGGCGTTAAAGATCAATGAGCATACACCAATTTTAAAACGAGTAAGAATTACGCAACAGTTAGGGAAAGTGTTTCACGAGTATTCTGAGTGTTTTTACATTGGTAGCGAGTATCGTTATTATGTAGAAGGCTAA
- a CDS encoding triose-phosphate isomerase: MKKRTVRAPFFCVNPKAYLYGDAALKLAKEADELAEKYDIDIFFTVQYVDAYRIAQATKHLIITVQHMDGLTVGPGMGYILPEGLVEAGVQATFLNHAEHPVGINQLVTIMKRAKELGVLVIACADSIVEAQAIATLKPDVMVCEPTALIGTGNTSDSSYMKQTNEAVKSVSPKTFVLQAAGISTIEDVRQAIESGADGTGGTSGIVCAKDPLQTLRDMVEAVAKVRAESKEQ; the protein is encoded by the coding sequence TTGAAAAAAAGAACAGTTCGAGCGCCATTTTTCTGTGTGAATCCCAAAGCATATTTATATGGGGATGCAGCTTTAAAATTAGCGAAAGAGGCAGATGAACTTGCCGAAAAATATGATATAGATATTTTTTTCACGGTTCAGTATGTTGATGCCTATCGCATTGCCCAAGCAACAAAACACTTGATCATTACGGTGCAACATATGGATGGGTTAACCGTGGGACCAGGTATGGGCTACATTTTACCAGAAGGGCTTGTAGAGGCAGGTGTGCAAGCAACATTTTTGAACCATGCTGAACATCCTGTTGGAATCAATCAACTAGTCACTATCATGAAACGAGCGAAAGAGCTAGGAGTCTTAGTGATTGCCTGTGCAGATTCAATTGTAGAAGCACAAGCCATTGCGACACTCAAACCTGATGTAATGGTTTGTGAGCCAACAGCATTGATTGGAACTGGGAATACTAGTGATAGTTCATATATGAAACAAACGAATGAAGCCGTAAAATCTGTTTCACCTAAAACATTTGTACTTCAAGCCGCAGGTATCAGCACCATTGAAGATGTTCGGCAAGCGATAGAATCCGGGGCAGATGGCACGGGCGGGACAAGCGGGATCGTGTGTGCGAAAGATCCTCTTCAAACATTGCGTGATATGGTGGAAGCAGTTGCTAAAGTCAGAGCAGAGTCAAAGGAGCAATAA